CCAATTCCCCTTAAactttcttatttacaaaaaaaattaaaatccacCCAAGCTTAAATGTGGGCacaaaaattcaaacattttttaaacCTGAGTGAGAAAAACCCTAGTTTGCCTCTCCTGTCTCTTTATAAACcctctcctccaccaccaccaccaccaccaccaccataaaCCCAAAACAAATTCCCATTTCCTGTCACTCATGGAGACTCCCACGATGAAGCCCGACACAGTCCTCATCCTCGACTTCGGCTCCCAATACACCCACCTCATCACCCGCCGCATCCGCTCCCTCAACGTCTTCTCCCTCGTCCTCAGCGGCACCTCCTCCCTCACTCAAATCTCCTCCCACAACCCCCGCGTCGTCATCCTCTCCGGCGGCCCCCACTCCGTCCACGCCCCCGACGCCCCGAGCTTCCCCGACGGGTTCGTCGAGTGGGCCGAAGGGAACGGTGTTCACGTTCTGGGGATTTGCTACGGGTTGCAGCTGATTGTGCAGAGGCTCGGGGGTGTGGTTGTGGAGGGGGAGAGTAAGGAGTATGGGAAGATGGAGATTGAGGTGAAGCGTGAAAGTGAGATTTTTGGGAAGGGGAGGGTTGGGGAGAAGCAGGTGGTTTGGATGAGTCATGGTGATGAGGCTGTTAAGCTTCCTCATGGGTTTGAGGTTGTGGCCCAGAGTGCTCAGGGTGCTGTTGCTGCTTTGGAGAATCGGGAGAGGAGGATTTATGGTTTGCAGTATCATCCTGAGGTATTAGAATCattaaagtttgaatctttagcTGCTCTTATGTTAATGATTAGTTAAGTGGATGTGATGTGGCTTGTGAAGTATCGGTTAGAGTCTGGAAAATGAAATGGCTTTTGTTGGATTTTTAGTGGATGATGAAAGTCTGTATCTTTCACATTTTTTATTCATATCTTAAAGCCTCTCAAGAGACTTGGGAGCATTTAGTAAGACTTTTGTTGATGATTTTGGTACTTTTTGATTGAGTGTCTGGTCTGGTCCAGTTCATTAGTGTTGTCGTCTGGTCTCTAATTCATTGGATTATTGCTAAGGAAGTTCTTTAAATGGATGTGGTGGAGATTGTTAATTTCTAGCTGTTTACTTAATgattttctgtttgattttggCAGGTGACGCATTCACCAAAAGGAATGGAGACACTTAAGCATTTTCTTTTTGATGTGTGTGGGGTATCTGCGGACTGGAAGATGGAGGATCTgatggaagaagagatcaaaGTGATTAACAAAACCGTCGCAGCTGATGAACATGTCATCTGCGCTTTGTCAGGAGGTGTGGACTCTACCGTTGCTGCAACTCTTGTTCACAAGGCTATTGGAGATAGGCTTCATTGCATCTTTGTTGATAATGGGCTATTGAGGTCAGATAACAAGCTTGTATTTTTAGTCGTGCTGCACACTTTTAGTATGTTCCTTTTTCAATTTAGAACTGTCTGTTTTATAGGTATAAGGAGCAAGAACGTGTGATGGATACATTTGAGAGAGACTTGCATCTACCTGTTACTTGTGTAGACGCATCTGAGCAGTTTCTGAGTCAACTCAAAGGCGTAGTGGATCCAGAGGCCAAGAGGAAGATAATCGGAAAGGAGTTTATCAACATTTTCGATGAGTTTGCCAAGGAGCTAGAGAAGAAGCATGGGAAGAAACCCGCTTTTCTAGTTCAAGGGACTCTGTACCCTGACGTGATTGAGTCGTGCCCTCCCCCAGGTACTGACAGGACACATTCTCACACCATCAAGAGTCATCATAACGTAGGAGGGCTCCCTAAAGACATGAAACTCAAGCTCATTGAACCACTCAAGCTTCTCTTCAAGGACGAGGTGCGTTTGAGTATCCTTCTTTCCTGCAACTGTCAAGTGTTTTACTACAGTTTGTTTGATCGTTTCTTTGTGCTATAAAGGTCCGTGAGATGGGAAGAATCTTGAATGTTCCTGTAGGATTCTTGAAGCGTCACCCGTTCCCTGGTCCAGGGCTCGCAGTTAGAGTCTTGGGGGATGTTACTCAAGGAAACGCCCTTGAGGTTCTTCGTCAGGCAAGTTTATTTAAAACCTTAAGCTGGAACATATATTCTGCTGTTCCTCGTTTACCAAACTCATTTTCTGGCGGTTTATTTTAGGTTGATGAGATATTCATCCAATCAATCAGAGACGCGGGTCTCTATGATTCGATCTGGCAAGCTTTTGCAGTGTTCTTGCCTGTAAGATCAGTTGGAGTCCAAGGTGACAAGAGAACACATTCTCATGTGGTTGCTCTTCGCGCAGTTACAAGCCAAGATGGAATGACTGCAGACTGGTTAGCTTCTTACTTTTCTTTATAACCGATTCATATAGAATCCGTTTGGTCTTTTGCTACTTGTGTTGATACGAATACTTGATGTTTTACAGGTTCAATTTTGAGCACAAGTTTCTGGATGATGTCTCCCGGAAAATCTGTAACAGTGTCCAAGGAGTAAACCGTGTGGTTCAAGACATTACATCAAAGCCTCCTTCAACGATCGAATGGGAATAAAAGAATCAGATCAATTGGGTTGTTTGGTTTATGGATATCCACAATTTTTAgaccattttataaaagattgtTGTGGTCATCATCTAAAATTGATGCTTATTACTATTATGAGCAGAATATAGTTttctcataaaatatttattgatctAAAACTTGCATGAACCAGGTCGGTCAATTAGCCCACGTACTACACAATCAAGCCAAAACGAAAAATCCAGTGCGACCCATCCAATTAGAGgatcaaaacaaattttaatgaTTGATGTTATATTTTTGTCGATTGTTATTTTACAGTGCTAAACGAAATATTAGCGAaggcaagaaaaaaaatctaaaattgaGGGTGGTGAGAGAGATAGAGTTTAAAGAGAGGATGTTCTCATTGGCTTCTGGCGTCCCCTTTATAGAAAGTACCATCTCTTTTCTCTAGAATTATAAGTTTGTAATGCTGAGATGGATGATGAAGATGTCAATTTAAATACAGATGATGAGCATTTTAAAGAAGATGATTCAGCTTTTGATCTTATGGATTCTGGAAATTGGAGAAAATTTGACCAGAAGTTAACAGATTATTTGGGTGAGAAAGGTCCTCCTCTCTCACCACCATTTGAAGACTATACTTCTCCAAAAGATAAAAGTGTACCACTTTTCTCATAGACATTACAAAAGGATCATGAAGAATGGAGATATGCAGCAGAGGCGTTGGTTAGTTTATTCAACAATATCTgctgtttttttgttgttcacTCTGTTACAAGGACACTACTAAACTAGCAAGCATTGGGTTTATGGATTGGAACAATACTGAAGTAAGGCTGAGCCAACATGAAACTAGTCATGATCACATTATGTGTATGAGCCAGTGGATGGAACTCCAGATAAGGCTGCAAAAGAATCAGACAATTAATAAGTGTGTCCAAGAGgaaatcaaaaaaagaaaaaagaacattGGAGAGAGCTTTTACTCAGATTATTTACAGTGGTAAAGTATTTGGCTAAGAGTAATATAGCATTTCAGAGATCTCTGGGGAATATTGAGATGATTGGTGAATTTGATCATGTAATGAGGGAGCACATTAGGTGGATTACCAAAGGAGAAACCAATACCATTATCTCAGCTACAAAATTCAGAATGAGTTGTTTGGAATGTGAGTTCTTAAATCAAGTTTATGATCATCAAGAAGATTAAAGAGGCAAAACTATTTTCATTTATCTTGATTGTACTCCATATATTATCCACAAAGAGCAAATGTCTCTCATTATTCGATGTGTGAAAATATCAGTGAATCCAATTCAGAATGAAGATTTTTTCTTATCTCGAAGTTGAGGATAAATCAGGAAAATGATGTCATTGATTGGTCTAAATTTGGATATTAATGATGTCAGAGGACAAGGTTATGACAATAGATCCAAcgtgaaaggaaaaaaaaacaaagtagtGCAGAAGAGATTGTTGGATATCAATCCAATAGCGTTTTATACACCATGTGGTTGTCATAATCTGATTATGGCTGTTTGTGATATTGCTAA
The nucleotide sequence above comes from Brassica napus cultivar Da-Ae chromosome A9, Da-Ae, whole genome shotgun sequence. Encoded proteins:
- the LOC106366512 gene encoding GMP synthase [glutamine-hydrolyzing]-like, whose translation is METPTMKPDTVLILDFGSQYTHLITRRIRSLNVFSLVLSGTSSLTQISSHNPRVVILSGGPHSVHAPDAPSFPDGFVEWAEGNGVHVLGICYGLQLIVQRLGGVVVEGESKEYGKMEIEVKRESEIFGKGRVGEKQVVWMSHGDEAVKLPHGFEVVAQSAQGAVAALENRERRIYGLQYHPEVTHSPKGMETLKHFLFDVCGVSADWKMEDLMEEEIKVINKTVAADEHVICALSGGVDSTVAATLVHKAIGDRLHCIFVDNGLLRYKEQERVMDTFERDLHLPVTCVDASEQFLSQLKGVVDPEAKRKIIGKEFINIFDEFAKELEKKHGKKPAFLVQGTLYPDVIESCPPPGTDRTHSHTIKSHHNVGGLPKDMKLKLIEPLKLLFKDEVREMGRILNVPVGFLKRHPFPGPGLAVRVLGDVTQGNALEVLRQVDEIFIQSIRDAGLYDSIWQAFAVFLPVRSVGVQGDKRTHSHVVALRAVTSQDGMTADWFNFEHKFLDDVSRKICNSVQGVNRVVQDITSKPPSTIEWE